One region of Nitrospira sp. genomic DNA includes:
- a CDS encoding ribosome maturation factor RimP translates to MSDAGAVSAGKPSVKRAEALNLRVQEVATPILQSHGLELVEAVCVGQGPRTVIRVFIDKPGGITLTDCEQAHRSLSPALDVIDPFPHAYTLEISSPGLDRPLRSVQDYRRLIGKPVTLKLREPIQAQWRLAGTVVEVDDRGVALAIQQKKVTETIRVEFDQIALARRKVEFS, encoded by the coding sequence ATGAGTGACGCGGGAGCAGTGTCGGCAGGGAAGCCGTCGGTGAAACGCGCTGAGGCGCTGAACCTTCGTGTCCAAGAAGTCGCGACTCCTATTTTGCAGTCTCATGGCCTTGAGTTGGTTGAGGCCGTTTGTGTCGGCCAGGGGCCCCGGACCGTAATCCGTGTCTTCATCGACAAGCCCGGAGGGATCACGCTGACTGACTGTGAGCAGGCGCACCGCTCCTTGAGTCCGGCGCTTGATGTCATTGATCCGTTCCCGCATGCCTACACGCTGGAGATTTCATCGCCAGGACTGGATCGTCCCTTGCGGAGTGTGCAGGATTACCGGCGTCTGATCGGGAAGCCGGTGACGCTCAAGTTGCGCGAACCGATTCAGGCGCAGTGGCGGTTGGCGGGCACTGTGGTTGAGGTTGATGACCGCGGGGTCGCCCTTGCCATTCAGCAGAAAAAAGTCACGGAGACAATCCGAGTTGAGTTTGATCAGATCGCTCTGGCGCGGCGGAAGGTGGAGTTCTCGTAG
- the nusA gene encoding transcription termination/antitermination protein NusA, translated as MNRELIAVIDEIGRQKGIDKARVIGAIESALQTAAKKRFGQAENIQVEIDPKTGEISVVSKKIIVDTVANPKAEISLKEAREYDEGAEVGDEIGSLIEMDELGRIAAQTAKQVIFQKVREAEWEAVQKEYSTRQGDLVNGIILGMERRNFLVDLGKTEAILPIQEQIPRETYRRGDRVKALLLEVRRTPKDVQVILSRSHPQFVAKMFELEVPEVGEKIVEIKSIVREPGDRTKIAVSSRDKAVDPVGACVGIKGSRVQAVVRELRGEKIDIITWTQDPRVFIAEALNPATIEKVGIDEEKKSALVVVADSQLSLAIGKNGQNVRLAARLTGWKIDIISATEYEKEKAERDRDIKAALAEETEAQRQQDEARAAAQQAE; from the coding sequence ATGAACCGAGAGTTGATCGCCGTCATTGATGAAATCGGCCGGCAAAAAGGGATCGATAAGGCCAGGGTCATTGGCGCGATCGAGTCAGCATTGCAAACCGCTGCCAAAAAACGATTCGGTCAGGCCGAAAACATCCAGGTGGAAATCGACCCGAAGACCGGCGAAATCTCGGTCGTTTCAAAGAAAATCATTGTCGATACGGTCGCCAATCCAAAAGCGGAAATCTCATTGAAGGAAGCGCGCGAGTATGACGAGGGCGCGGAGGTTGGCGATGAGATCGGTTCTCTGATCGAGATGGACGAGTTGGGCCGGATTGCGGCACAGACGGCCAAGCAGGTGATCTTTCAGAAGGTGCGCGAGGCAGAGTGGGAAGCTGTTCAGAAGGAATATTCAACTCGTCAGGGCGATCTGGTGAACGGAATCATTCTAGGCATGGAGCGCCGAAACTTTCTGGTCGATCTCGGCAAGACCGAAGCCATTCTTCCCATTCAGGAGCAGATCCCGCGTGAAACCTATCGGCGTGGAGATCGGGTGAAGGCCCTGCTCTTGGAGGTGCGTCGCACCCCCAAAGACGTGCAGGTCATTCTTTCCCGGAGCCACCCGCAGTTTGTAGCGAAGATGTTCGAGCTCGAAGTGCCGGAAGTCGGCGAAAAGATCGTTGAAATCAAGTCGATCGTGCGCGAGCCCGGCGATCGTACCAAAATTGCTGTCTCGTCACGGGACAAGGCTGTGGACCCGGTCGGGGCCTGTGTCGGCATCAAGGGCTCGCGTGTGCAGGCCGTGGTTCGCGAGTTACGCGGGGAAAAGATCGACATCATTACGTGGACTCAGGATCCGCGTGTTTTTATCGCCGAAGCATTGAATCCGGCTACGATCGAGAAGGTCGGAATCGACGAAGAAAAGAAGTCGGCCCTGGTGGTGGTGGCCGATTCCCAGCTGTCTCTGGCAATCGGGAAGAACGGGCAAAATGTGCGGCTCGCCGCACGCTTGACCGGTTGGAAGATCGATATCATCAGCGCGACCGAATACGAGAAGGAGAAGGCGGAGCGGGATCGGGATATCAAGGCGGCCCTGGCCGAAGAAACCGAGGCGCAGCGCCAGCAAGATGAAGCGCGGGCTGCCGCGCAACAGGCGGAGTGA
- the infB gene encoding translation initiation factor IF-2: MRVYELAKQLGMENRELIPELKRLGIPVASHSSALDDDSVRVVLEKLSSKARSGEAASGGHEAKKVVRSSKESGTSHERGHAAAHEEPPKPDKKRILIKKKREEGAEDAAASLAAAEAAFAPVVPAGPDAAVAASATSHEAEAIEAAPVESAPPEEAVPQPPVVTVSEELPVKPVQVPPVTTPPLDALATAKKKSAATEAMESEAAAREKLKKAKKAPRTREEDEAKFKNDATRWGDLRAIPVQRREDRSKHIHHASPTEVTKPRKKSVKLSAGVSVKEFAELIGQRPADVVRKLMEMGQMVTFNQSINLEAASLIAEEYGTRVEVSTEKVGEALLEEAAQSSGEEHAVLRPPVVTIMGHVDHGKTSLLDAIRLTKVAEGEAGGITQHIGAYIVGVRGKQVTFLDTPGHEAFTAMRARGAKATDIVILVVAADDGVMPQTVEAIHHAKAAGVPLIVAINKVDKPGANIDRVKNALTEHGLVPEPWGGDTIMVEVSAKQRTGLDQLLEMILLQAEVLELKADPSRMAKGLVIEAKLDRGRGPIATVLVQSGTLHVGDAFVVGNFSGRVRALITDTGSKTTEAGPSVPVEVIGLPGVPSAGDLFTIVKDERVAREIAQERAMKQRAADLAGPAKVSLDDLFAKIQEGNVKELPIVIKADVQGSAEALAAAVEKMPVGAVKLRVMHTGVGGITETDILLAAASKAIVIGFNIRPEPKAAALAEREGVDVRLYSIIYDALNDIRAAMEGLLEPTLKERVLGRAEVRQMFTIPKAGLVAGCYVVDGVISRASVGVRVLRDSVVVYEGKLGSLRRFKDDVREVQQGYECGITVENFNDLKAGDIIEAYVVDKIAAKLEPANRGASPQSHRA, from the coding sequence ATGCGCGTGTACGAATTAGCAAAGCAGCTGGGGATGGAAAATCGGGAGCTGATTCCTGAATTGAAACGGCTCGGGATTCCGGTGGCGTCCCACAGCAGCGCCTTGGATGACGATTCGGTTCGCGTTGTCTTGGAGAAGCTGAGCTCGAAGGCGCGGAGTGGTGAGGCTGCGTCCGGCGGGCATGAAGCGAAGAAGGTGGTTCGTTCGTCGAAAGAATCCGGTACGTCTCACGAGAGGGGGCACGCGGCGGCGCATGAAGAGCCTCCAAAGCCGGACAAGAAACGGATCCTCATCAAGAAGAAGAGGGAAGAAGGTGCTGAGGATGCCGCTGCGTCCCTAGCGGCGGCAGAAGCGGCGTTTGCGCCTGTTGTCCCTGCAGGGCCCGATGCGGCGGTCGCAGCGTCTGCGACCAGCCATGAGGCAGAAGCGATTGAGGCTGCCCCGGTTGAGTCGGCCCCGCCCGAGGAGGCAGTACCCCAGCCGCCTGTCGTCACGGTTTCAGAGGAATTGCCGGTCAAGCCGGTCCAGGTTCCTCCGGTCACGACTCCTCCGCTGGATGCGCTGGCGACGGCGAAGAAGAAAAGCGCAGCTACGGAGGCCATGGAAAGCGAAGCGGCAGCGCGGGAAAAATTGAAAAAGGCCAAGAAGGCTCCGCGGACCCGTGAGGAAGATGAAGCCAAGTTTAAGAACGACGCTACTCGATGGGGAGATCTGCGGGCGATCCCGGTGCAGCGGCGTGAAGACCGGTCCAAGCATATTCACCATGCCTCGCCAACGGAAGTCACGAAACCGAGAAAGAAAAGCGTGAAATTAAGCGCAGGAGTGAGCGTCAAGGAATTCGCGGAACTCATCGGTCAGCGGCCTGCGGACGTGGTCCGGAAGCTGATGGAGATGGGGCAAATGGTGACCTTCAATCAGTCGATCAATCTGGAGGCGGCCTCCTTGATCGCCGAAGAGTACGGCACCAGGGTGGAAGTGTCGACGGAAAAGGTCGGGGAAGCGTTGCTGGAAGAAGCCGCCCAATCATCGGGTGAGGAGCATGCGGTCTTGCGGCCTCCGGTCGTCACGATCATGGGGCATGTCGATCATGGAAAAACGTCCCTGCTCGATGCGATTCGCCTGACAAAGGTGGCGGAAGGTGAGGCCGGAGGGATTACGCAGCATATCGGCGCCTATATCGTCGGAGTTCGCGGCAAGCAGGTGACCTTCCTCGATACCCCGGGCCACGAAGCCTTTACGGCCATGCGCGCCAGAGGCGCGAAGGCCACGGACATCGTGATTCTGGTTGTGGCTGCCGATGATGGCGTCATGCCCCAGACGGTGGAAGCCATTCACCATGCCAAGGCTGCCGGAGTGCCATTGATCGTGGCCATCAATAAGGTCGATAAACCGGGCGCCAATATCGATCGTGTCAAGAATGCTTTGACCGAACATGGGCTGGTTCCTGAGCCGTGGGGCGGCGATACGATTATGGTCGAAGTGTCCGCCAAGCAGCGGACGGGTCTGGACCAGTTGCTGGAGATGATTCTTCTGCAGGCGGAAGTGTTGGAGCTGAAGGCGGACCCCTCGCGCATGGCCAAGGGCCTGGTGATCGAAGCAAAGTTGGATCGCGGGCGTGGACCGATCGCGACGGTGCTGGTGCAGAGCGGGACGCTCCATGTCGGGGATGCGTTTGTAGTCGGCAATTTCAGCGGCCGCGTGCGGGCGCTCATCACCGACACGGGGAGCAAGACGACTGAGGCTGGCCCGTCTGTTCCTGTCGAGGTGATTGGTCTGCCGGGCGTGCCGTCGGCAGGCGACTTATTTACCATTGTGAAGGACGAACGAGTTGCCCGTGAGATTGCGCAGGAGCGGGCGATGAAGCAGCGGGCGGCAGATCTGGCCGGGCCGGCCAAGGTGAGCCTGGACGATCTGTTTGCCAAGATACAAGAGGGCAATGTCAAAGAATTGCCCATCGTCATCAAGGCCGATGTGCAGGGGTCGGCCGAAGCTCTGGCCGCTGCGGTGGAAAAAATGCCGGTCGGCGCGGTCAAGTTACGGGTGATGCATACCGGTGTGGGCGGGATCACGGAAACCGACATTCTCCTGGCGGCCGCTTCCAAGGCCATTGTGATCGGATTTAACATCCGTCCGGAGCCGAAAGCGGCGGCATTGGCCGAACGAGAGGGTGTCGATGTACGCCTGTACAGCATCATTTACGATGCCCTCAACGATATCCGGGCCGCGATGGAGGGCCTGCTCGAACCCACTCTCAAGGAGCGTGTGCTTGGGCGGGCCGAGGTGCGGCAGATGTTTACCATCCCCAAGGCCGGTCTGGTGGCCGGTTGTTACGTGGTGGACGGCGTCATCTCCAGGGCCAGCGTCGGTGTGCGCGTGCTTCGCGACAGTGTGGTGGTGTATGAGGGCAAGCTGGGCTCGCTCCGTCGATTTAAGGACGATGTGCGTGAAGTGCAGCAGGGGTATGAGTGCGGTATCACGGTCGAAAACTTCAATGACCTCAAAGCCGGGGACATTATCGAGGCCTACGTCGTCGATAAGATTGCTGCGAAGCTTGAGCCGGCGAACCGTGGTGCGTCTCCCCAAAGTCATCGGGCATGA
- a CDS encoding DUF503 domain-containing protein, which yields MIVGLCTVELFIPDGHSLKEKRQVLQSLKTRLRDKFNLSVAEVGDQDLWQKAILGLVCVANESAHVNQVLDQAVNLIQSVPAIQLLRSRIEML from the coding sequence ATGATCGTCGGGCTTTGCACGGTTGAGCTGTTTATTCCCGACGGGCATTCATTGAAAGAGAAACGCCAGGTCCTGCAGAGCCTGAAGACCCGGTTGCGAGACAAGTTTAATCTATCGGTCGCGGAAGTCGGAGACCAGGATTTGTGGCAGAAGGCAATTTTGGGGTTGGTCTGCGTGGCAAATGAATCCGCGCATGTGAACCAGGTGTTGGATCAAGCGGTGAATTTGATTCAGTCCGTGCCGGCGATCCAACTATTGCGCTCGCGAATCGAGATGCTGTAA
- the rbfA gene encoding 30S ribosome-binding factor RbfA, translating to MTKSTYSRADRVADQIRMEVADILMRKIKDPRVRSVTVTDVELTKDLRIARVFVTTMEQNKDERLVFDGLAKASGFVRAELGRRLALRYLPELIFMKDISGPRADRVLELLDGLHRDQSHEEMLAETPHTDV from the coding sequence ATGACCAAATCGACGTACAGCCGGGCCGATCGTGTGGCAGACCAGATTCGCATGGAAGTGGCCGACATCCTGATGCGGAAGATCAAAGATCCCCGCGTCCGCTCGGTTACCGTGACGGATGTGGAGTTGACCAAAGATCTTCGCATCGCGCGCGTCTTTGTGACGACCATGGAGCAGAATAAAGATGAGCGGTTGGTGTTCGACGGGCTGGCGAAGGCCAGCGGTTTCGTTCGGGCGGAGTTGGGACGGCGTCTGGCATTACGATACCTGCCGGAGCTGATCTTTATGAAAGACATCAGTGGCCCTAGAGCTGACCGAGTCCTGGAGCTGTTGGATGGACTGCACCGCGATCAATCCCACGAAGAGATGTTGGCAGAGACCCCCCACACCGATGTCTAG
- the truB gene encoding tRNA pseudouridine(55) synthase TruB translates to MTMIASMEPRATTVLQDGVLNVRKEAGWTSHDVVARIRGKLRGMKLGHAGTLDPAATGVLPLLVGRGTRIAEYLLEWDKTYLAGLRLGETTDTQDATGTVLLRSPIESLTGARIREVVAQFEGRIHQLPPMYSAVKVGGVPLYKAARAGREVSRQPREVTVFRLDIVDIQIPDVTLRVACSKGTYIRTLCADIGDKLGVGGHMATLVRERVGPLTVDQALTVDEVESRLEQGTLAASMLTLDQALLGLPACIVGAATAGRVLHGMPVPNSEVLAWHGLSSPLSEGANRAIRIKDGAGRLLAIGTMPEGMNVEAPAANAQSIAVSKVLVTEESQGGSIANSIEE, encoded by the coding sequence ATGACCATGATCGCCTCGATGGAGCCACGCGCGACTACTGTGCTTCAGGACGGAGTGTTGAACGTCCGCAAGGAAGCCGGGTGGACGTCGCACGATGTGGTGGCTCGCATTCGTGGGAAGTTGCGCGGCATGAAGTTGGGCCATGCCGGAACGCTGGATCCGGCGGCGACCGGTGTCCTGCCGTTGCTCGTCGGGCGTGGAACGCGCATCGCCGAGTATTTGCTGGAGTGGGACAAAACCTATCTCGCCGGATTGCGACTTGGTGAAACCACCGACACGCAAGATGCCACCGGGACAGTGCTCCTGCGCTCACCGATTGAGTCGTTGACGGGAGCCCGTATCCGTGAAGTGGTAGCACAGTTCGAGGGGCGTATTCACCAGCTTCCCCCCATGTACTCTGCAGTGAAAGTCGGGGGAGTTCCTTTATACAAAGCGGCGCGAGCCGGGCGAGAAGTGTCTCGACAGCCTCGTGAAGTCACCGTCTTTCGCCTCGATATCGTGGATATTCAGATTCCCGATGTAACACTCCGGGTGGCCTGCTCCAAAGGGACCTATATCAGAACGCTCTGCGCGGATATCGGGGACAAGTTAGGGGTTGGCGGTCATATGGCGACGTTGGTTCGTGAACGCGTGGGACCGCTGACTGTGGACCAGGCGTTGACGGTGGACGAAGTCGAATCACGGTTGGAGCAAGGCACGCTGGCGGCGTCGATGCTGACGTTGGATCAAGCGCTGCTCGGACTTCCGGCGTGCATCGTGGGAGCGGCGACGGCCGGACGGGTCCTGCACGGCATGCCGGTTCCTAACTCAGAAGTGCTGGCCTGGCATGGTCTGTCCTCGCCTCTCTCTGAGGGGGCGAATCGGGCCATTCGCATCAAGGACGGAGCGGGGCGGTTATTAGCCATCGGCACGATGCCGGAGGGCATGAATGTCGAGGCGCCGGCGGCGAATGCGCAATCGATTGCTGTATCGAAGGTATTGGTCACAGAAGAATCACAGGGTGGTAGTATCGCGAACTCAATAGAGGAGTAG
- the rpsO gene encoding 30S ribosomal protein S15: MALVKEVKTELVKGFQKHDKDTGSPEVQIAILTNRITYLTEHFKLHKKDHHSRRGLLTLVGRRRRLLDYLRKVEEARYRAILERLGIRK, from the coding sequence ATGGCACTGGTAAAAGAAGTGAAAACGGAATTGGTCAAGGGTTTCCAGAAGCATGACAAGGACACCGGATCTCCGGAAGTGCAGATTGCGATCCTGACGAACCGGATTACGTATTTGACGGAACATTTCAAGCTACACAAGAAAGACCACCATTCCCGGCGCGGGCTGTTGACGTTGGTCGGACGTCGTCGTCGGTTGTTGGACTATCTCCGAAAAGTTGAAGAAGCCCGGTATCGCGCCATTCTGGAGCGCCTGGGTATTCGTAAGTAG
- the pnp gene encoding polyribonucleotide nucleotidyltransferase produces the protein MKHVVDIELAGRRLTLETGRIAKQADGAIWATYGDTVVLATAVASQNAKPGVDFLPLTVDYQEKTYAAGKIPGGYFKREGRPSEREVLTSRLIDRPLRPLFPEGYYFETQVIASVLSADKTGVSDVIGIIAASAALAVSSIPFNGPIAGVKIGRVNGQFVVNPDLETLETSDLHLVVAGTADAVMMVEAGANELPEATMLEAIELAHSEIKKIVAKIEELRKLVGKAKRVVVQEAIDAALTEQVRALVAGPIREAILIPNKSARQERLDQVLAETVAKLKSDEPNRDRHVKIIFHGLEYTEVRNMILEKRVRADGRGPADIRPITCEVGVLPRAHGSAVFTRGETQSLAVVTLGTTDDEQRIDALEGEYMRTFMLHYNFPPFSVGEARPLRSPGRREVGHGALAERALKSIIPGKDKFPYTVRIVSEILESNGSSSMATVCGGTLALLDAGVPIKEPVAGIAMGLIKEGNQVLVLSDILGLEDHLGDMDFKVTGTKNGVTALQMDIKIGGITSELMREALAQAKAGRLHILGCMAQALTEPRTKLSAFAPRIFPMKIKQDKIRDVIGPGGKMIRSIIAETGVKINVEDTGDVTIASSDEASAQKAIDMIKRLTEEVEVGKIYLGTVRKIMDFGAFVEVLPGTDGLVHISQLAHHRVKAVTDEVSEGDQVMVKVLEIDKQGKIRLSRKEAMPAPAGSPATEPTPAG, from the coding sequence ATGAAACATGTTGTAGACATTGAGCTGGCCGGGCGCCGGTTGACGCTGGAGACCGGACGCATCGCGAAGCAGGCGGACGGTGCTATCTGGGCCACGTACGGTGATACTGTTGTGCTCGCAACGGCCGTTGCGTCACAAAATGCCAAACCGGGAGTGGATTTTCTTCCGCTGACCGTGGATTACCAGGAAAAGACGTATGCGGCCGGTAAGATTCCGGGCGGCTATTTTAAGCGGGAAGGTCGGCCTTCCGAGCGGGAAGTGCTCACCAGCCGGTTGATTGACCGGCCGCTCCGCCCGCTCTTTCCTGAAGGCTATTACTTCGAAACGCAAGTCATCGCCTCGGTCTTGTCTGCGGATAAGACAGGCGTGTCGGATGTCATCGGCATTATCGCAGCCTCCGCGGCCTTGGCGGTCTCGTCGATTCCTTTCAACGGGCCGATCGCCGGTGTGAAGATCGGTCGGGTGAACGGGCAGTTCGTGGTGAACCCCGATCTGGAAACCCTGGAAACCAGTGATCTTCATCTCGTCGTGGCGGGCACTGCCGACGCGGTCATGATGGTCGAAGCCGGCGCCAATGAATTGCCGGAAGCGACCATGCTCGAAGCTATCGAACTGGCGCACAGCGAAATTAAGAAAATCGTCGCGAAGATCGAAGAACTGCGCAAGTTGGTCGGCAAGGCGAAGCGGGTCGTGGTGCAGGAGGCGATCGACGCCGCATTGACCGAGCAGGTGCGGGCGTTGGTGGCCGGGCCGATTCGCGAAGCCATCCTCATCCCCAATAAGAGTGCACGGCAGGAACGCCTGGATCAGGTGTTGGCCGAGACGGTTGCGAAGCTCAAGTCGGACGAGCCGAATCGGGACCGGCACGTGAAGATTATTTTCCATGGTCTGGAGTACACAGAAGTTCGTAACATGATTCTCGAAAAGCGGGTGCGTGCCGACGGGCGTGGTCCGGCGGACATTCGACCGATTACCTGCGAAGTCGGAGTCCTGCCGCGTGCACACGGTTCCGCAGTCTTCACCCGCGGAGAAACCCAGAGTTTGGCGGTGGTGACGCTGGGTACAACCGACGATGAGCAGCGCATCGATGCCTTGGAGGGCGAATACATGCGCACCTTCATGCTGCATTATAATTTCCCGCCTTTCAGTGTGGGTGAGGCACGGCCGTTGCGGTCGCCCGGCCGCCGCGAGGTCGGCCATGGGGCCCTTGCCGAGCGCGCGCTCAAGTCGATTATTCCCGGCAAGGACAAGTTCCCCTATACCGTGCGGATTGTTTCGGAAATCCTGGAGTCGAACGGATCTTCTTCCATGGCGACGGTGTGCGGCGGTACGTTGGCGCTTTTGGATGCGGGCGTTCCGATTAAGGAGCCGGTGGCGGGGATCGCGATGGGGTTGATCAAGGAAGGCAATCAGGTGCTGGTTCTGTCCGATATTCTCGGATTGGAGGATCACCTGGGCGATATGGACTTTAAGGTCACGGGAACCAAAAACGGCGTGACGGCGCTTCAGATGGATATCAAGATCGGCGGCATTACCTCCGAATTGATGCGTGAAGCGCTGGCTCAAGCGAAGGCGGGTCGGTTACACATTCTCGGGTGTATGGCCCAGGCGTTGACCGAACCGCGTACCAAGCTGTCAGCGTTCGCTCCGCGCATATTCCCGATGAAGATCAAGCAAGACAAGATCCGCGATGTCATCGGCCCGGGTGGAAAGATGATCCGCAGCATCATCGCGGAGACCGGTGTGAAGATCAATGTCGAAGACACCGGCGATGTGACGATTGCCTCTTCCGATGAAGCATCGGCACAGAAGGCTATCGATATGATCAAGCGCCTGACCGAGGAAGTCGAGGTCGGCAAAATCTATCTCGGAACGGTCCGCAAGATTATGGACTTCGGCGCATTCGTCGAAGTGCTTCCCGGTACGGACGGCTTGGTGCACATTTCCCAGCTGGCCCATCATCGCGTCAAGGCGGTCACCGACGAGGTGTCCGAAGGCGATCAGGTGATGGTGAAGGTGCTGGAAATCGATAAGCAGGGAAAGATTCGCTTGAGCCGGAAGGAAGCCATGCCGGCACCGGCTGGTTCACCTGCCACCGAACCAACACCCGCGGGATAA
- a CDS encoding insulinase family protein yields MYRKIVLDNRLRIVAELLPTLKSVTIGIWVNVGSRDEQPGEEGLSHFLEHMFFKGTRSRTATQISREIDALGGEMNAFTTRETTTFYVKVLDQQLEAALELLSDLFYRSRFESKEVEKEKQVVLEEIRMVQDDPEDLVQELHMKHTLGSHPLGRPILGQAPRIQALGRNDLVSYVGSHYDPERTVVAVAGNFTWRRLEQLLARYFSDSHKGVAAQPSRRPPEVKGGVLVKRKALEQVHLCLGLQGLSAGHKDRYAAHALNGVLGGSVSSRLFQEVREKRGLVYSIYSFLSTYSDGGMTTVYAGTRPKEVERVVEVVCRELKKLRTHGIDAKDLARVKNQMKGSLMLSLESSHSRMSKLAKDELTQGNHVSLEQMIAEIDRVTTDQVYRVAQTLLDQRCLSITALGPIPTKSLQSFAS; encoded by the coding sequence GTGTATCGCAAGATCGTTCTCGATAACCGGTTGCGCATTGTGGCCGAGCTGTTGCCGACGTTGAAGTCCGTCACGATCGGTATATGGGTCAACGTCGGATCGCGCGATGAGCAACCGGGGGAAGAGGGGCTGTCTCACTTCCTGGAACATATGTTTTTCAAGGGAACGCGCAGCCGCACGGCGACGCAGATTTCCCGCGAGATCGATGCGCTGGGGGGTGAGATGAATGCGTTCACCACCCGAGAAACGACGACCTTTTACGTGAAGGTGCTGGATCAACAGTTGGAGGCAGCGTTGGAGCTGCTCTCGGATCTGTTCTATCGGTCCCGGTTTGAGTCGAAAGAGGTCGAAAAAGAAAAGCAGGTGGTGCTCGAAGAGATCAGGATGGTTCAGGATGATCCGGAGGATCTGGTTCAAGAGCTTCACATGAAGCATACGCTGGGAAGCCATCCCTTGGGCCGGCCGATCCTGGGGCAGGCACCGAGAATTCAAGCTCTGGGACGGAACGATCTGGTGTCGTACGTTGGTTCGCACTACGATCCGGAGCGCACGGTCGTTGCGGTGGCCGGCAACTTTACCTGGCGCCGTTTAGAGCAGTTGTTGGCGCGGTATTTTTCCGACTCCCACAAAGGTGTGGCCGCCCAGCCAAGCCGTCGTCCGCCTGAGGTGAAAGGTGGGGTGCTGGTTAAGCGCAAAGCTCTTGAGCAGGTCCATCTGTGCTTGGGCCTTCAGGGTCTGAGTGCCGGGCATAAGGATCGATATGCGGCGCATGCGCTCAACGGGGTGTTGGGCGGGAGTGTGAGTTCGCGCCTCTTTCAGGAGGTGCGGGAAAAGCGTGGGCTCGTGTACTCGATCTATTCGTTCTTGTCCACCTATTCCGATGGCGGAATGACCACGGTGTATGCGGGTACGCGCCCGAAAGAGGTTGAGCGTGTCGTGGAAGTTGTCTGCCGGGAGTTGAAGAAGCTCCGGACCCATGGAATCGATGCGAAAGATTTAGCCCGGGTCAAAAATCAAATGAAGGGCAGTCTGATGCTCAGCCTGGAGAGTTCGCACAGCCGCATGAGCAAGTTGGCAAAGGACGAATTGACGCAGGGCAATCACGTGTCGCTCGAGCAGATGATTGCGGAAATCGATCGTGTGACCACCGATCAAGTGTATCGGGTGGCGCAAACGTTACTCGATCAGCGCTGTCTTTCAATTACCGCACTTGGCCCGATTCCGACGAAGAGTCTGCAGTCGTTTGCGTCATAA